The sequence ATCATTAAACCACGAAAAAGTGGTTCGAGTAAAGGGGTATATATTATTCATGATGAAAATGAATATCATTTTTATCTAGAAAAAGACCTAAGAGAATATGGTGACATTCTCATTCAAGAATATATCAAAGGAAGAGAAATAACCATATCTTATATTCAAAAAAAGGACAAATTTGAACTTCTACCAATACTTGAAATAATTCCTAAAAAAGAGTTTTATGATTATGAAGCAAAGTACAGTGAAGGTGTGACAGAACTTAAAATATTGGAGAATCCATCGCAGCAAATAATTGATAAAATTGAAAATATAGGAAATCAAATTATGAGTCTTCTCAACTTCAAAGATATGTTCAGAATAGATGCCATATTAAAAGGCGATGATGTATTTATACTTGAAATCAATACCGTTCCAGGACTCACAAATTTAAGTGATCTTCCTACATCAGCGAAAGCAGCGGGGATAACTTTTGATGGTTTAATTGATATAATTTTAAAAAACCATCTTATCGAGGAAAACCAAGATAAAATAGCACAAGGAGGACTAAAAAATGGAATTTCACGGAACAACAATATTAGGCGTTAGAAAAAATGGTAAAACGGTTATATGTGGAGATGGGCAGGTAACGATGGGAGAAACAATATTCAAAGGAAACGCAAAAAAAGTTAGAAGATTGGGCGAAGGTAAAGTAATTTCAGGTTTCGCAGGTTCAGTAGCCGATGCATTAGCCCTATACGAACGTTTTGAAGGAAAATACAAAGCCTCTCATGGGAATCTAATGAAAGCCGCTGTTGAATTGACAAAAGAATGGAGAATGGACAAAGCGTTAAGAAGACTCGAAGCTCTTTTATTAGTTGCAGACAAAGAGAACATGTTTTTGATATCTGGAAATGGTGAAGTGATGGAGCCTCAAGAAGATGCAATTTCCATAGGTTCGGGTGGCCCTTATGCTTATGCTGCCGCAACAGCTCTTTTAAGAAATACTGATTTAGACGCAGAAGAAGTAGCTAAACAAGCTATAAAAATTGCTGGAGAGATATGTATCTATACTAACGACAATATCACCATGGAGATAATAGAATGAACGAAAAAATCATGGCTGTTCCAACAAATATTTTGTTAGAAAATTTAGGTATTAAAAATAAAAACTTCACCAAAGTTGAGTTTTCAAAGTTCACTAAAGTTTTGGAATATGCCGAATTTTTTTCCAGAAATGAGATTGAAAATAACAAAAATTACAAACAAATCATACCATACGTCGTATTTAAAAATAAAGAAAACAAAATTCTTGTATTAAAAAGAACAGAGAAACAAGGAGAAAAACGCCTTCACAATAAAGTATCAATAGGAATAGGCGGGCACATAAACGAAAACGATAAAGGTTTCTCTTTTGAGCAAACCTTTTTCAAAGGGATGGAACGTGAAGTCAACGAAGAGTTATGGATTACCCCTCCTACGAAATACGTATATTTAGGGATAATTAATGATGATTCTGAAGATGTTTCAACCGTACATTTAGGGGTTTTATTTGTTGGA comes from Petrotoga sp. 9PW.55.5.1 and encodes:
- the hslV gene encoding ATP-dependent protease subunit HslV, giving the protein MEFHGTTILGVRKNGKTVICGDGQVTMGETIFKGNAKKVRRLGEGKVISGFAGSVADALALYERFEGKYKASHGNLMKAAVELTKEWRMDKALRRLEALLLVADKENMFLISGNGEVMEPQEDAISIGSGGPYAYAAATALLRNTDLDAEEVAKQAIKIAGEICIYTNDNITMEIIE
- a CDS encoding NUDIX domain-containing protein; amino-acid sequence: MNEKIMAVPTNILLENLGIKNKNFTKVEFSKFTKVLEYAEFFSRNEIENNKNYKQIIPYVVFKNKENKILVLKRTEKQGEKRLHNKVSIGIGGHINENDKGFSFEQTFFKGMEREVNEELWITPPTKYVYLGIINDDSEDVSTVHLGVLFVGHVESAEIKEVENFESIWLTKEELNNLKGVDYEGWTKIALENI
- a CDS encoding ATP-grasp domain-containing protein — encoded protein: MDIPVISGGKSVEREISFKSAQNVCKSLKNLGYNPILIDLSDDDFLQKIKSYTIAFNIVHGDFGEDGRLSSILELLDIDYTSSGPETCLATYDKFIFYNLFKHYIPFPKTILTNKLISAPFNYPFIIKPRKSGSSKGVYIIHDENEYHFYLEKDLREYGDILIQEYIKGREITISYIQKKDKFELLPILEIIPKKEFYDYEAKYSEGVTELKILENPSQQIIDKIENIGNQIMSLLNFKDMFRIDAILKGDDVFILEINTVPGLTNLSDLPTSAKAAGITFDGLIDIILKNHLIEENQDKIAQGGLKNGISRNNNIRR